A genomic window from Gallus gallus isolate bGalGal1 chromosome 33, bGalGal1.mat.broiler.GRCg7b, whole genome shotgun sequence includes:
- the LOC100857424 gene encoding olfactory receptor 14A16-like isoform X1 has protein sequence MNSIFLPCCDKKRIFPKMHWSESESVKARIQVQKTSQVKSKRHWWKLPCPQRLRTGLAPLKCILMSPCLLLCTEPHSQKYQMPNSSSISEFLLLALADTRQLQLLHFWLSLGIYLAALLGNGLISTVVACDHRLHTPMYFFLLNLALLDLGCISTTLPKAMANALWHTRAISYAGCAAQVFLFVFLMSTEYSVLTVMSYDRYVAICKPLHYATLLGSRACATMAVAAWGTGVLYSLLHTANTFSLPLCQGNAVDQFFCEIPQILKLSCSDAYLREAGLIAFSVAMEFGCFIFIVVSYVQIFRAVLRMPSEQGRHKAFSTCLPHLAVLSLFLSTGMIAYLKPHSVSSPSLDIVVSFLYSVVPPALNPLIYSMRSQELKDALWKLMTKRLLKAMNCPCLSI, from the coding sequence ATGAATTCCATCTTCCTCCCTTGCTGTGATAAAAAGAGAATATTCCCAAAGATGCACTGGTCAGAATCTGAATCAGTCAAAGCAAGGATCCAAGTGCAGAAAACTTCCCAAGTCAAATCTAAGAGACACTGGTGGAAACTTCCATGTCCCCAAAGGCTCAGAACAGGACTGGCTCCTCTGAAGTGTATTCTAATGTCTCCTTGTCTTCTCCTCTGCACAGAACCACATTCCCAGAAGTACCAGATGCCCAACAGtagctccatcagcgagttcctcctcctggcgttggcagacacgcggcagctgcagctcctgcacttctggctctcgctgggcatctacctggctgccctcctgggcaacggcctcatcagcacagtcgtagcctgcgaccaccgcctgcacacccccatgtacttcttcctcctcaacctcgccctcctcgacctgggctgcatctccaccactctccccaaagccatggccaatgccctctggcacaccagggccatctcctacgcaggatgtgctgcacaggtctttctgtttgtttttctcatgtcAACAGAATATTCTGTCCTCACggtcatgtcctatgaccgctacgttgccatctgcaagcccctgcactacgcgaccctgctgggcagcagagcttgtgccaccatggcagtagctgcctggggcacgggggttctctattccctgctgcacactgccaatacattttcactgcctctgtgccaaggcaatgctgtggatcagttcttctgtgaaatcccccagatcctcaagctctcctgctcagatgcTTACCTCAGGGAAGCTGGGCTTATTGCCTTTAGTGTCGCTATGGAGTTTGGGTGTTTcatcttcattgttgtgtcctatgtgcagatcttcagggccgtgttaaggatgccctctgagcagggacggcacaaagccttctccacatgCCTCCCTCATCTGGCCGtgctctccctgtttctcagcactggtaTGATTGCCTATTTGAAGCCCCACTCTGTCTCCTCCCCCTCTCTGGATATCgtggtttcatttctgtactcagtggtgcctccagcactgaaccccctcatctacagcatgaggagccaggagctcaaggatgcTCTGTGGAAACTGATGACCAAACGTCTTTTGAAAGCAATGAACTGCCCATGTTTATCTATATAG